The Pelagibaculum spongiae genome has a segment encoding these proteins:
- a CDS encoding alkaline phosphatase D family protein codes for MAISRRRFFIGAASSAALPLIGGLAKAADPDAQFAHGVASGDPLQDRVILWSRVTQQDMSQMIDVRWTIASDPEMVNIVQSGWHLTGPDRDHTIKVDVTGLQPATTYYYQFDLPQGTTSMVGRTRTLPTGSPEHLRIAMCSCSNLPYGYFNAYKQMAKRADLDLVLHLGDYIYEYGDGQYGDIRSPLPAHEMLTLQDYRTRHGQYKTDVDLQAVHQQHPFINVWDDHEFTNDTWNGGAENHTEGEEGAWVERKQNAIRAFYEWLPIRQTDAEDKSRIFRQFALGDLADLTMLDTRFYGRSEQAPGIVSEIAKLVKDGLFNEEDMQRLTAKIDMETVEDESRSLLGAEQEDWLYQQLSSSNNNNTIWKLLGQQVMMGQLGFNNIGFNMDQWDGYKPSRQRFLDHITGKQSGEKIDNVVVLTGDIHSSWAMEVAENPYSSQQYDYVSGEGSVAVEFVTPGISSPGIPEEKLAVLAADAIKIVNPHIKYCNFFYRGYVVLDIKRDRIQADWFHVPTVDEPSDEEFHAKAYEVTNGRNRIEVVKSGPAENKANPPALVTAPFYLNQPAS; via the coding sequence ATGGCCATTAGCCGCAGACGGTTTTTTATTGGCGCAGCTTCTAGCGCAGCCCTCCCCCTGATTGGCGGTTTAGCCAAAGCAGCAGATCCCGATGCTCAATTTGCCCACGGCGTTGCCAGCGGCGACCCGCTACAAGACCGAGTAATTTTATGGAGCCGGGTGACTCAACAAGATATGAGCCAAATGATTGATGTGCGCTGGACCATTGCCAGCGACCCAGAGATGGTTAACATTGTTCAATCTGGCTGGCATTTAACCGGGCCAGATCGCGACCACACCATTAAGGTTGATGTAACCGGTCTTCAGCCTGCCACCACTTATTATTACCAGTTCGATTTACCCCAAGGCACCACCAGCATGGTCGGTCGAACTCGAACTTTGCCTACTGGCAGCCCTGAACATTTGCGCATAGCCATGTGCTCTTGCTCCAACCTGCCCTATGGCTATTTCAATGCCTATAAACAAATGGCTAAACGTGCCGACCTCGATTTAGTTTTGCACTTGGGCGATTACATTTATGAATATGGCGACGGCCAATATGGTGATATTCGTAGCCCATTACCTGCCCATGAAATGCTAACGCTGCAAGATTACCGCACCCGCCACGGCCAATATAAAACCGATGTTGATTTACAAGCCGTGCACCAGCAACACCCTTTTATAAATGTTTGGGATGACCACGAATTTACCAACGACACCTGGAATGGCGGCGCAGAAAACCATACCGAAGGTGAAGAAGGCGCATGGGTTGAACGCAAGCAAAATGCAATTCGTGCTTTTTATGAATGGCTGCCGATTCGGCAAACCGACGCCGAAGATAAATCTAGGATTTTCCGCCAATTTGCCCTAGGCGACTTGGCCGACCTGACTATGCTAGACACTCGGTTTTATGGCCGCAGCGAACAAGCTCCTGGCATCGTCAGTGAAATTGCCAAGCTGGTAAAAGATGGCTTGTTTAATGAAGAAGATATGCAGCGCCTCACTGCCAAAATTGATATGGAAACGGTGGAAGATGAAAGCCGCTCCTTATTAGGTGCCGAGCAAGAAGACTGGTTGTATCAACAACTGAGTAGTTCCAATAACAACAATACCATTTGGAAATTATTGGGCCAGCAAGTAATGATGGGGCAACTGGGCTTTAATAACATTGGTTTTAATATGGATCAATGGGATGGTTATAAGCCAAGCCGCCAGCGTTTTCTCGACCATATCACCGGCAAACAAAGCGGTGAAAAGATTGATAACGTAGTCGTACTCACGGGTGATATTCACTCATCTTGGGCAATGGAAGTTGCCGAAAACCCATATAGCAGTCAGCAGTATGATTACGTCAGCGGAGAAGGTTCGGTTGCCGTCGAGTTTGTTACTCCAGGTATTAGCTCTCCTGGCATACCAGAAGAAAAATTGGCAGTATTGGCAGCAGATGCAATCAAAATCGTCAATCCACACATTAAATATTGCAACTTCTTTTACCGGGGATATGTCGTATTAGATATCAAGCGAGATAGAATTCAAGCTGACTGGTTCCATGTACCTACGGTTGACGAACCTTCCGATGAAGAATTTCACGCCAAGGCATATGAAGTCACCAATGGCAGAAACCGAATTGAAGTAGTAAAAAGTGGCCCCGCTGAAAACAAAGCCAACCCACCGGCATTAGTTACTGCACCATTTTACTTAAATCAGCCAGCCAGCTAA
- a CDS encoding substrate-binding periplasmic protein, whose protein sequence is MATESAASQVVPVNSNCSGCQQQISFAFSIGRPAPYVIDETKGIEVEIVRAALAAVDVELKPVWMSYLRMDRIAQLPLDGRGVTKPGLVPAPEVYYSQPYIYYQDVAITRTNDNLQLNRASDLKDYKIASWQSAANDLNQEFASLFADKGDYKKQFFPVVNDFSRTRLFWSGRVDVIVDDLIVFRQMTERLKRQDPKKHFRYQVHSLWPVRNWFNAAFVDKQHRDLFDQGLAKIIKNGRWQKIFEKYQAAPVAKTFLSPMKSYPDLYMPEHIDEINKDVWAGLLGSW, encoded by the coding sequence GTGGCTACTGAGTCTGCTGCTAGCCAAGTTGTCCCGGTTAACTCAAATTGTTCTGGCTGCCAACAGCAGATCAGTTTTGCGTTTTCAATTGGTCGGCCTGCACCCTATGTGATTGATGAAACGAAAGGGATTGAAGTTGAAATAGTTAGGGCAGCCTTGGCGGCGGTTGATGTTGAATTAAAGCCGGTCTGGATGAGTTATTTGCGTATGGATCGCATTGCGCAGTTGCCATTAGATGGCCGTGGTGTCACCAAACCAGGGTTGGTGCCGGCGCCAGAAGTCTATTATTCCCAGCCTTATATTTATTATCAGGATGTGGCGATTACTCGCACGAATGACAACTTGCAGCTTAATAGAGCGAGTGATTTAAAAGATTATAAAATCGCGAGTTGGCAGTCAGCAGCGAATGATCTTAACCAAGAATTTGCTAGTTTGTTTGCTGACAAAGGTGATTACAAAAAGCAGTTTTTCCCGGTGGTGAATGATTTCTCCCGTACTCGTTTATTTTGGTCGGGTCGGGTTGATGTAATCGTTGATGATTTGATTGTTTTCCGGCAAATGACAGAGCGGTTAAAGCGGCAAGATCCTAAAAAGCATTTTCGTTATCAGGTTCATTCGCTATGGCCAGTCAGAAATTGGTTTAATGCAGCATTTGTTGATAAGCAGCATCGTGATTTATTTGACCAAGGTTTAGCTAAGATTATTAAAAATGGTCGTTGGCAAAAAATATTTGAAAAATATCAAGCAGCACCAGTGGCTAAAACTTTTTTGTCTCCGATGAAAAGTTACCCTGATTTATATATGCCCGAACATATTGATGAGATAAATAAAGACGTGTGGGCTGGTCTGCTGGGTAGTTGGTGA